One genomic region from Metallosphaera tengchongensis encodes:
- a CDS encoding ABC transporter permease, producing the protein MKLWVYIVRRLAILIPTLIGLTLLVFILIHLQGNNLILSEYLNPRLTGQARELEIQRLTQEFHLNQPVYIQYFYWLGQVLTGNFGYTNTPIFSGPVSTAIELFLPNTVVLSLFAALLIWLIGIPLGVFSAVNRDSPADQGIRVFSFTLYSMPIYLIAIALILLLGVYAGVLPFSGEVNPQLVSGLSWYSNGISYPTHVLLIDAIIHGDFQVAWNAFLHLIMPAFTLALAVMAGIIRILRASMLETLEQDYIKLARAKGVPERIVNNLHARKSAMLPVVTSFGYTVAGLLGGVVVVETVFDFPGIGYWTTQALLNNDVGGVMASTLIFGIILVVTTLVLDIIYALLDPRIRY; encoded by the coding sequence ATGAAACTGTGGGTGTATATTGTAAGGAGGCTTGCAATACTCATTCCCACACTGATTGGTTTGACTCTTCTGGTATTCATTCTTATTCATTTACAGGGAAATAATCTAATTTTATCTGAATATTTAAATCCTCGTTTGACCGGTCAGGCGAGGGAACTTGAAATACAAAGGTTAACGCAAGAGTTCCATCTCAACCAACCCGTTTACATTCAGTACTTTTATTGGCTGGGGCAAGTCCTGACCGGAAATTTCGGTTACACCAACACCCCCATATTTAGCGGTCCCGTATCCACAGCAATAGAGCTATTCCTACCTAATACGGTAGTCCTGTCCCTGTTCGCCGCCCTACTAATATGGTTGATTGGGATACCGCTTGGTGTGTTCTCAGCTGTGAATAGGGACTCTCCTGCAGATCAAGGCATAAGGGTGTTCTCCTTCACCCTGTATTCCATGCCCATTTACTTAATTGCAATAGCCCTTATTCTGTTACTAGGCGTATACGCTGGGGTCTTACCCTTTAGTGGGGAAGTTAACCCCCAGCTAGTTTCGGGACTCTCGTGGTATTCAAACGGGATTTCATATCCCACCCACGTGCTTTTGATAGACGCAATCATCCATGGCGATTTCCAAGTTGCTTGGAACGCATTCCTTCACCTAATTATGCCGGCTTTCACTTTGGCCCTTGCAGTGATGGCTGGAATAATTAGAATACTGAGGGCAAGCATGTTGGAGACTTTGGAGCAGGATTATATCAAACTGGCTAGAGCTAAGGGTGTGCCTGAGAGAATTGTAAATAACCTACACGCGCGGAAAAGCGCTATGTTGCCTGTAGTGACTTCCTTCGGTTACACTGTCGCCGGACTCCTAGGTGGAGTGGTGGTTGTAGAGACAGTATTCGACTTTCCTGGAATAGGATACTGGACCACACAAGCCCTCCTCAACAATGACGTAGGTGGTGTTATGGCGTCAACTTTGATATTCGGAATTATCTTGGTTGTAACCACGTTAGTTCTCGACATAATTTACGCCTTGTTGGATCCGAGAATAAGGTATTGA
- a CDS encoding ABC transporter permease, which produces MQSYEKMEEEEEKRFYNLKLSLKVFFSNKTAVAGLVIFLMYVADALLMQFYPEALGIRNPNVLTYNFVNPVPQPPSPQYPLGTTYPGVNLLQAILEAIRVDLGFSLIIVISGAVIGAVIGILAAYVGGYFDEILMRVTDIFFSIPYLVLALAAGFVLGRSLSSMVIALIIVWWPIYARYSRSLTLSLKESTFIEAAKASGANNLRIMFKHILPNTLPPILVQISLDLGSVVGIFATLAFIGFIPNANIPELGYLTSLGLNYIQSAPWTVIFPGAAITLFALSVNLMGDGLRDVIDPRRRS; this is translated from the coding sequence ATGCAAAGCTATGAGAAAATGGAAGAGGAAGAGGAAAAGAGATTCTACAACCTGAAGTTGTCTTTGAAGGTATTCTTTTCCAACAAGACTGCAGTAGCAGGGTTAGTGATATTCCTCATGTATGTCGCAGATGCCCTGTTAATGCAGTTTTACCCGGAGGCTCTAGGAATACGGAATCCAAACGTGTTGACATATAACTTCGTTAATCCAGTCCCTCAACCTCCATCTCCACAATATCCTCTCGGCACTACATACCCAGGGGTGAACCTCCTTCAGGCCATTTTGGAAGCCATTAGAGTAGATCTAGGTTTCTCCCTCATCATCGTCATAAGTGGCGCAGTAATAGGAGCAGTGATAGGGATTCTGGCAGCATACGTAGGGGGTTATTTCGACGAAATTCTAATGAGAGTGACCGACATATTTTTCAGTATTCCATATCTCGTGCTAGCGTTGGCTGCTGGATTCGTCCTGGGAAGGAGCTTATCCAGCATGGTTATTGCCCTTATTATAGTATGGTGGCCAATATACGCAAGGTACTCCAGAAGCCTAACGTTAAGCCTTAAGGAGAGCACGTTCATAGAGGCTGCAAAGGCCTCTGGTGCAAACAACCTTAGGATAATGTTCAAGCATATATTACCCAATACACTACCTCCAATATTAGTTCAGATATCTCTAGATCTAGGATCAGTGGTGGGCATATTCGCTACCCTAGCATTTATTGGATTTATTCCCAATGCCAATATACCAGAGCTAGGCTACCTCACAAGCCTGGGGCTAAACTACATACAGTCAGCCCCTTGGACTGTCATATTTCCGGGTGCGGCGATAACTCTTTTCGCCCTTTCTGTTAACCTGATGGGGGATGGTCTCAGGGACGTGATAGACCCTAGGAGGAGAAGTTAG
- a CDS encoding ABC transporter ATP-binding protein — MSKVQTKEKVLEVQDLKLSFYTRRGVYHALRGVDLNLYPGEVLGLAGESGSGKSTLGLTIMGLIPRNARLEDGSVKLDGIDVVQPLRDYGKNTSKFSVKKNEKIIKKLNKQLQQVRGNKISMVFQEPLTALNPVLPVGYQIAEAVYFHDPDRLLRRALSRDKVTQEDMREFLNILKTDGEEKLIQELKSRGLEGLDEQILSVWRRKDIHEARKEKIVLSLANVKLKSIDKLGLTIYMHGLHRFPILSRFAKNSLINEGYRLAVEILTFLGIPHPEKVVKLYPHELSGGMRQRVVISIALANNPKIVIMDEPTSALDVTIQAQILDLVKDLKGNSDISFIFISHDLSVLAEVSDRIGIMYAGKLVEIGPVSEIFQEPLHPYTRMLMEAIPGMDKSVLKTIPGSVPDMRNPPTGCAFSTRCPFAIDRCRTEDPRMVEVSKDHQVACWLVKGGGRHAGSV; from the coding sequence ATGTCTAAAGTTCAAACAAAGGAGAAGGTCTTGGAAGTCCAGGACCTGAAACTGAGCTTCTACACCAGGAGAGGTGTGTACCACGCTCTCAGGGGCGTTGATCTGAACCTATATCCTGGAGAAGTCTTGGGACTGGCAGGAGAGAGTGGATCAGGGAAGTCAACCCTGGGGCTAACAATTATGGGATTGATACCTAGGAACGCCAGGCTAGAGGATGGGAGTGTAAAACTGGACGGTATTGATGTTGTACAACCCTTAAGAGATTATGGCAAAAACACCTCCAAATTTAGTGTTAAGAAGAACGAAAAAATAATTAAGAAGCTAAATAAACAGCTCCAGCAAGTTCGAGGTAATAAGATTTCCATGGTTTTTCAAGAGCCACTAACTGCCTTGAACCCCGTACTACCAGTGGGCTATCAAATAGCTGAAGCTGTTTACTTCCACGATCCTGATAGGTTGCTCAGGAGGGCACTGAGTAGGGATAAGGTCACCCAGGAAGATATGAGGGAATTTCTAAACATATTGAAGACTGATGGCGAGGAAAAATTGATCCAGGAACTGAAGAGCAGAGGGCTTGAAGGTTTGGACGAGCAGATACTGTCGGTATGGAGGAGAAAGGACATACATGAGGCAAGGAAGGAAAAAATCGTTCTAAGCCTAGCTAACGTTAAGCTCAAGAGTATAGACAAGCTGGGTTTGACCATCTATATGCACGGCCTTCACAGATTTCCTATCTTGTCGAGGTTTGCTAAAAACTCCCTCATTAATGAGGGGTATAGGCTTGCCGTCGAGATACTTACGTTCCTGGGAATACCCCACCCTGAGAAGGTTGTAAAGTTATACCCTCACGAACTTTCGGGTGGAATGAGACAGAGGGTTGTGATTTCCATAGCGTTGGCCAATAATCCTAAGATTGTCATCATGGATGAGCCCACCAGTGCACTAGATGTAACCATCCAAGCTCAAATTCTGGACTTGGTGAAGGACTTGAAGGGAAACTCAGACATATCTTTCATCTTTATCTCCCACGACCTATCTGTGCTGGCTGAGGTTTCGGACAGGATAGGGATAATGTATGCTGGAAAGTTAGTAGAGATTGGTCCTGTCAGTGAGATATTTCAAGAACCGCTTCATCCCTACACCAGGATGCTGATGGAAGCTATACCAGGCATGGACAAATCCGTTTTGAAGACTATACCGGGATCGGTACCTGACATGAGAAATCCTCCAACAGGATGCGCTTTCTCAACCAGGTGTCCCTTTGCCATAGATAGGTGCAGGACTGAGGACCCTAGGATGGTGGAAGTTTCTAAGGATCACCAAGTAGCATGCTGGTTAGTGAAAGGAGGTGGCAGACATGCTGGGAGCGTTTAA
- a CDS encoding ABC transporter ATP-binding protein produces MLGAFNLKKYFPVRGSALRNVHVKAVDDVSLIVDKGETLGIVGESGSGKSTLGRLLLRLIEPTSGEVLFDASLDELNEFRQAILSKDTEKVEKMKREYSILSKSPSEMRKLRTRMNMVFQDPYSSIDPRFRIMDVIMEPMISTGYLKGDEARKKVYDLLEEVGLPRNFAMRYPHELSGGQRQRVAIARALATDPDLLVLDEPTSALDVSVQAQILNLLNELKRRKGITMILITHNIAVVSYMANRVAVMYSGKLMEIGDKESVLNNPKHPYTVALISSVPRIGGNRNRIILKGDPPNLINPPRGCTFHPRCPLAFGKCGWTPDEVYEDLNYLIQGKYYDKFGENFRIEMSDDQVKVVGDKEKVDTLKKIIEAEKDKIRSLTSVQEITESGEIKLSEYEEPMGYTEGKGREVFCLLYKN; encoded by the coding sequence ATGCTGGGAGCGTTTAACCTAAAGAAATATTTCCCCGTAAGGGGGTCGGCATTAAGGAACGTACACGTAAAGGCAGTTGACGACGTGAGCCTAATAGTTGATAAGGGAGAAACGTTAGGTATAGTTGGAGAGAGCGGTTCGGGTAAATCTACCTTAGGAAGGCTCCTCCTGAGACTCATAGAGCCAACTTCAGGGGAGGTTCTTTTCGACGCGTCGCTAGACGAACTAAACGAGTTTAGACAAGCTATACTATCCAAAGATACGGAAAAAGTTGAGAAGATGAAGAGGGAGTACTCAATACTGTCCAAGTCCCCTTCTGAAATGAGGAAACTCAGAACGAGAATGAACATGGTGTTTCAAGATCCATACTCCTCCATAGACCCAAGATTCAGGATAATGGACGTAATAATGGAGCCGATGATATCCACAGGGTATCTTAAGGGAGATGAGGCAAGGAAGAAGGTCTATGACCTCCTGGAGGAAGTGGGTCTGCCAAGGAACTTCGCGATGAGGTATCCCCACGAACTATCTGGAGGGCAAAGACAAAGGGTAGCTATTGCTAGAGCCTTAGCTACGGATCCAGATTTACTTGTCTTGGACGAACCCACAAGTGCTCTGGACGTTTCAGTGCAGGCTCAGATACTGAATCTCCTGAACGAACTGAAAAGGAGGAAGGGGATTACAATGATCCTAATTACCCACAATATAGCCGTAGTGAGCTACATGGCTAACAGGGTAGCTGTAATGTACTCAGGTAAGTTAATGGAGATTGGGGATAAAGAGAGCGTGTTAAATAACCCAAAACATCCCTATACAGTAGCCCTTATTTCTTCGGTCCCAAGAATTGGAGGGAATAGGAACAGGATCATCCTGAAGGGAGATCCGCCCAACCTAATTAACCCACCAAGAGGGTGCACATTTCACCCTAGATGCCCATTGGCGTTTGGCAAGTGCGGTTGGACTCCAGACGAAGTCTATGAAGATCTAAACTACCTCATCCAGGGAAAGTACTACGATAAGTTTGGGGAGAACTTCAGGATAGAGATGAGTGACGATCAAGTGAAAGTAGTAGGGGACAAAGAAAAGGTCGATACATTGAAAAAAATCATCGAGGCAGAGAAGGATAAAATAAGGTCTCTAACCTCAGTCCAAGAGATCACCGAGTCTGGGGAAATTAAACTCTCGGAATATGAAGAGCCCATGGGCTACACTGAAGGTAAAGGAAGAGAAGTGTTCTGTCTTCTATATAAGAACTGA
- a CDS encoding translation elongation factor, which yields MYQGNIISVLTKDKDKSRNLAEKLGKLHEDGKVRIFYRRNGDYIRSVLTPSEYPEKILEAAEAASLSSKVFVHVGDELSWVDGEIALLATALGKQVFLVTELDEGKVRKVFKGTALETAEIVREPMDDEAKMKDKGLVYVDRVFVVKGVGVVLTGFALTDLKVHDKLISLPSGKEVEIKSIQVLDEDQEAVGAGVRVGLALRNVREDELKDSYLLIKTTVKTFKEFSAKGVIFPWSQVSEGQFHLVSNGSSIIGNIRTDGEIFRVTLNQPIPLLDRLVLLNVNTKPGKPRVVGYLETKIG from the coding sequence ATGTATCAAGGGAACATCATTTCTGTTCTAACCAAGGATAAGGACAAGTCTAGGAATCTTGCTGAAAAACTAGGGAAACTTCACGAGGATGGGAAAGTAAGGATATTTTACAGAAGGAATGGGGACTATATCCGTTCCGTACTCACACCGTCCGAGTATCCTGAGAAAATACTAGAGGCTGCCGAGGCTGCCTCTCTCTCATCCAAGGTATTCGTCCATGTAGGAGACGAGTTGAGTTGGGTAGATGGTGAGATAGCTCTTCTAGCTACCGCTTTAGGGAAACAGGTCTTTCTGGTTACAGAGCTAGATGAAGGTAAGGTTAGGAAGGTATTCAAGGGTACAGCTCTAGAAACTGCAGAAATAGTACGAGAGCCCATGGACGATGAAGCCAAGATGAAGGATAAGGGATTGGTTTACGTGGATCGTGTCTTTGTAGTTAAGGGGGTCGGAGTTGTCCTAACAGGATTCGCTTTAACGGATCTGAAAGTTCATGACAAGTTGATTTCCCTCCCATCTGGAAAGGAGGTGGAAATAAAGAGTATCCAAGTCCTTGACGAGGATCAGGAGGCAGTCGGGGCAGGTGTTAGAGTAGGCTTAGCTCTACGTAACGTGAGAGAAGATGAGCTAAAGGACTCTTATCTACTGATAAAAACGACGGTAAAAACTTTCAAGGAATTTTCTGCAAAGGGGGTGATATTCCCCTGGAGTCAGGTAAGCGAGGGACAGTTCCATTTAGTTTCTAATGGGAGTTCTATAATTGGAAATATTAGGACAGACGGTGAGATATTTAGAGTCACCTTAAATCAACCCATTCCATTACTAGATAGGCTAGTGTTACTGAACGTTAATACCAAACCAGGAAAGCCCAGAGTAGTGGGGTATCTTGAAACTAAAATAGGCTAA
- a CDS encoding TIGR00304 family membrane protein: MRLTLVGIALIFLGFILTFIGAFTSTSFSTSPAVGGVVLIGPFPIIFGKGYSGEVIPLIIIGLIFTVISVIFFLSSIWFIRKAGKE, encoded by the coding sequence ATGAGGTTAACGTTGGTCGGAATCGCATTAATCTTCTTGGGTTTCATTCTAACCTTCATCGGAGCTTTTACCTCCACGTCATTTTCCACATCACCTGCAGTAGGAGGAGTAGTCCTCATTGGACCGTTTCCCATAATTTTCGGAAAGGGATATTCAGGTGAGGTGATCCCACTCATAATAATAGGTTTGATATTCACCGTAATCTCCGTTATCTTCTTTCTGAGCTCCATATGGTTTATCAGA